One window of Microtus pennsylvanicus isolate mMicPen1 chromosome X, mMicPen1.hap1, whole genome shotgun sequence genomic DNA carries:
- the LOC142840287 gene encoding melanoma antigen preferentially expressed in tumors-like, whose protein sequence is MDAKNPKTLMDLAIQCLLRHESAAIHALEYIPRDLFIPLFIAAFKGGHKNILGEMVKVWPFYCLHLGTLTLREPHRELLIAMIENLPLYPAKNSSSRKPKLRILDLRQDIDCRITCPEVRINPPFCFHACTYSENSVTRMEEQFCLTDLESSIHLPRPIELLMDLSLDGSLMEREYSMLLMRKIRESFGALHICCRDLQVDKLDDYKCTLRILDLNCVNQLSVDKGSLSDITNILSQMSHLKSLSLFKVTFRSLSGNVFKNFLSHLQRMENLKKLKLYSFSLKNHLDSVLRVLPLNLDVLYLSFCDISYRDFRFLAQCPQVSHVKMLNLSNNPMNWDDFVPFQTLLLNLSGTLKHLEISHCLINDSAISVLIPALVRCTRLRVLGFAANPITMPMLVHIMHSLTPLMRLKYVIYPIPIHCYERWHFQGRLDRWRLAIVQLQLKAMLQIAGRNDMKWITYP, encoded by the exons ATGGATGCAAAGAACCCCAAAACTCTGATGGATCTTGCTATACAGTGTTTGCTGAGACATGAGTCTGCAGCAATCCATGCTCTGGAGTATATTCCAAGAGATCTTTTTATTCCATTGTTCATTGCTGCCTTCAAGGGTGGGCATAAGAATATATTGGGTGAGATGGTGAAAGTTTGGCCCTTTTACTGTCTCCATCTTGGGACATTAACTCTACGGGAACCTCATCGTGAACTCCTGATAGCCATGATTGAGAATCTTCCACTATATCCTGCAAAGAACTCTTCTTCTCG GAAACCTAAACTGAGGATCCTAGATTTAAGACAAGACATTGACTGTAGGATCACATGCCCTGAAGTCAGAATCAATCCACCTTTCTGTTTTCACGCTTGTACTTACTCTGAAAACTCTGTCACGAGAATGGAAGAACAGTTTTGTTTGACAGATTTAGAGTCCTCAATTCATTTACCCAGGCCTATAGAATTACTAATGGATCTTTCCCTGGATGGCTCTTTAATGGAAAGGGAATATTCAATGTTGCTTATGAGGAAAATTAGGGAGAGTTTCGGTGCTTTGCACATATGCTGTCGAGATTTGCAAGTTGATAAATTGGATGACTACAAATGCACCCTGAGAATTCTTGATCTCAACTGTGTTAATCAGCTGTCAGTTGATAAGGGTTCACTGAGTGATATCACCAACATCCTGTCTCAGATGAGCCACCTAAAGAGCCTTAGTCTGTTTAAAGTCACTTTTAGATCTCTGAGTGGgaatgtctttaaaaatttccTTAGTCATTTGCAACGTATGGAAAACCTTAAGAAACTCAAATTGTATTCGTTCAGTCTCAAAAACCATCTGGACAGCGTGCTCAG AGTTCTGCCACTTAACCTGGATGTTTTGTATCTGTCATTCTGTGATATATCGTACAGAGACTTCAGATTTCTAGCCCAGTGCCCTCAGGTTTCCCACGTAAAGATGTTGAATCTTAGTAACAACCCAATGAATTGGGATGACTTTGTACCCTTTCAAACTCTTCTGTTAAATCTCTCTGGTACTCTTAAGCATCTAGAGATAAGTCATTGCCTTATAAATGATTCTGCAATCTCTGTTCTTATCCCTGCCCTAGTTCGTTGTACTCGTCTCCGTGTCCTGGGCTTTGCTGCTAACCCCATCACAATGCCTATGCTTGTGCATATCATGCATAGTTTAACACCCTTGATGAGGCTAAAATACGTGATATATCCTATCCCTATACATTGCTATGAACGATGGCATTTTCAGGGCCGATTAGACCGATGGAGGCTTGCCATTGTACAACTACAACTGAAGGCAATGCTACAGATTGCAGGAAGGAATGACATGAAATGGATCACTTACCCATAG